Genomic segment of bacterium:
CCGACGCGGGAGAACAAGGCAATGGAACTGGCCCCGAGCCCGAAAGCGGTGAAGATTTCAAACGGGTCGTCCACGCTGAGCCATTCCACGAACAGCAAGTAGGTAAAGGCCAGGCCCAGAAGGCTCAGTCCGGCCACCGAGAAGCCCATGACCGCGCCGCCCCGGAAGGCCAGCGGCAAAGCCTTAGCCGGGCCTTCGGTGGCCGCCTGGGTGGTGCGGGCATTGGCCATGGTGGCCACGGTCATGCCCACGTAGCCGGCGCCAGCCGAGAGCACCGCGCCCAAGATGTAGCTGACGAAGGTCAGCTCCACTCCGGTGAGCAGGGGAATAAGGACCGCCATGATGACCACGAATCCGGCCACCCAGGTGTACTCCTGCTTCAGGAAGGTCTTCGCGCCCGACTGAATCTCGGTCATGAGATGGACCATGCGGTCGTTGCCCGGCGGGGCCGATTTCACGAGCTTGTAGAAGAAGAAAGCGAGGGCAAGCGCAAGAATCGCGCTCAATCCGGCAAGGTACGGTACGGCGTCCACATTGACCCCCTGTTTGAGAGAACTAGGCGAAGTTAGCCAGCGAAAATGCGACCTGCCAAGGTTGCCATTTGGGATAACCAAATTCGGATCATTGGCGATAATCTGAAGCAGTGGTCAGCCTCAGCCGAATGAGGGCGGATGCCCGGGAGGCTCGTCGCATTTTTCCCGATCCCCAGAGAGCCGCCCGAGCGGTTTCCAATGCGGTGACCTCACTGGGGTGGCTCGATGGTGTCGAGCGGGTGTCGGCCACGGTGGCCGACGATGGCGAGTTGGACCCGGCTCCGTTGGTGACCGCCTGCCGCCTGCGGGGCATCGAGGTGTTCTTCCCGGTGATGCGCGACCCCGCTCCCATCCAGTTCGCTCCCGCAGGACCGGAAACTCCGTTTGTCGCGAACCGCTTTGGGATTCCCGAGCCCGACGTTGATGCAGAACTATTGGTGTCGGCTCGGGAGCTCGACGTGGTGTACGCCCCGGTGGTGGTTTTCGATGCCGCGGGCCATCGGGCGGGGCGGGGCCAGGGTTACTACGACCGGGCGCTGTCCTTTTTGCTGAACGGACCCCGACCGGCCAAACCCCTGGTGGTGGGATTGGCCTACGAATGCCAGCTGGTCGATGGCGTGCCCTCGCATCCCGGCGACGTGACCATGGACGCAGTGGTGACCGAAGAGCGGGTGAGGGTATTCAGCTCAGCCCTATCGCGCCGGAGCCGGGCGTGAAGGACGCCGAAGCCACAACCTCGGGGAGTGCTCGCACCCTCCCTGATTTTCAGTAAGGATGTAGCAGTGCGCATCGTGGTTGTTGGTGCCGGCGAGGTGGGATCACATGTCGCCCAGATTCTGAGCGAGGAGGGCAACACGGTGGCAGTGGTGGAGGTCGACGCCAAG
This window contains:
- a CDS encoding 5-formyltetrahydrofolate cyclo-ligase, with the protein product MRADAREARRIFPDPQRAARAVSNAVTSLGWLDGVERVSATVADDGELDPAPLVTACRLRGIEVFFPVMRDPAPIQFAPAGPETPFVANRFGIPEPDVDAELLVSARELDVVYAPVVVFDAAGHRAGRGQGYYDRALSFLLNGPRPAKPLVVGLAYECQLVDGVPSHPGDVTMDAVVTEERVRVFSSALSRRSRA